The nucleotide sequence GCAGGTTTTATCATCAACTTCAATCGTGCCTTTTTTGGATAATTTTATTTCCCCGGAAACAGCTTCCTGACCGATCGCAAATATTATCGAATCAACATCCAGGTCAAATTCGGTTCCCGGAACTTCAACAGGTTTTCTTCTGTTGCTAAAGTCTTTTTGCCCAAGAACATAATTTAAAAGGCGGACAGCTTTCACCTTGCCTTTTTCTATTTTAACTTCTTTGGCTGAAACAAGGTACATTATCTTTATACCTTCTTCCTCTGCTTCTTGAACCTCTTCCTCAGTCGCAGGCATTTCATCCTTGGTCCTTCTATATAATACAAAAACCTCTTCCGCGCCAAGCCGGCGGGCAGTCCTGGCCGAATCCATGGCCGTAAATCCGCCGCCGATCACGGCAACTTTCTTACCGATCTCTGGTTTTTTACCTTCAGCTGCATCTTTCAGGAAATCTATTGCAATAAAAGACCCTTTTGCATCCTCTCCGGGAATACCGGGCTTTATGCCTTTGGCCGCGCCAATACCGAGGAAAAACGCCTTATAGTCTTCTTTTCGCAAGGAAGCAAGCGTAACATCTTTTCCAAAAACTTTTCCGGTTAAAATCTTCACGCCCATTTTTTCTATAACACCGATCTCTTTATCCAGCGTTTTCTCTTCCAGACGAAAAGCCGGAATACCATAACGAAGCATGCCTCCTGTTTTCGAAGCCGCTTCTATAATAGTTACCTTATATCCCGCCCGGGCCAGATCATAAGCAGCGGCAATTCCCGCGGGCCCCGAGCCGATAACAGCGACTTTTGTTAATTTACTTTTTCCTTTTTTATTTAAGATCTTAGGCTTCCAGCCTTCTTTTTCCGCGATATCCAAAACAAAACGCTTAATCGCCCTGATCATAACCGGTTCGTCTTTAATACCGCGCGTGCATTCCTTTTCACAGGGATGGTCGCAAATCTCACCGCAAATTGACTGAAGGGGGGATTTTGACATTATAAGCTGATATGCTTCTTCAAATTCTTCCTCGGCCACTCTCCTGATATAACCCTGGGCCGGAACCGAATTGGGACAAGTATAGACGCAAGGCGCTACAGGACGGGTATCTTTTAAACGGGCATGACCTTCATATATAGTAAGATTCGGAGCAGAGGTGATCTCCGGAACAAGAAGATCTCTCATATCACGGAATTTTTTATAGCCTTTTTCTTTCATGTATTTCTTTACGCCATGAATAAACTCAGGCATAAATCCAAAACCGGATACGATGGTGGCGGTACAAAGGCCGACTAAATCCGCTCCGCACATAGCCATCTCAACGGCATCGTTCCAATTGGTAACTCCTCCGACACCAGTAAGTATTTTATCAGGCCCAACTGATTTTCTCATTTCATAAACATCCCGAAGTCCAAGCGGTTTAAGCCAGGGGCCGTTCATACACGCCATACCTATTTCTTTCTGCAGGTAATACATTGAACGATTCGGAGCATCAAGATTTATAGGAGGTATTCCCAAACGGTTGGCTGTACCGCCGACGGCATCTGCGCCGACACTGAAAAGAGATTTTGCTATCTGGGCAATCTGTCCACCCTCAGGAGTTAGTTTTACAAAAAGCGGAATCTTTAAGGCATTTTTAACCGTTCTAACAACCTCGGTAGCCACTTCTTTTTCTTTTCCCATGCTGGCACCGGTTTTCGGTCCGCCTGTATCTTTTCCTGAAACTTCGACATTAAAGGACATGTTCGGACAGCACATATTAAGCTCAATTATATCGGCACCCGCTGCTTCGCACTGTTTTGCCATTTTTGCCCAGCCTGAAGGGCCTTCTTCCCCGGCATAAGTTATATTGGCATATATTACAAGTTCAGGCGCCCGTTTTTTACTTTTATCAATAAGTTTTAATAGTTCATCAAGAAGAAGTCGTTTTTCAGCCGTAAAAGAAAGAAAAGTTTTGTCCGGGTAATATCCATACCTCGGCACTCGGTTAATATATGGAAGAGGATAAACCGTAAGCTTTAAACTGGCTCCGCCCCAACCCATGTCGCGGATCCGTTCGACCTGCTCAATGGTCATTGTAGTCGGGCCGGAGGAGACATAGAAGGGATTTCTAAATTTTACCCCGCATACTTCTACCGGAAGATCAAAGTCTTTATATTTCGGCATATTATCACTGTCCTTTCTGAGTCATTATCTCTTTATTGGAATAATGAATTACTTTTATTATTCGAGGGAATAATAAGAATTTATTTTTCATTAAATCTGGAATAAACTATTTATTTGTAATATACACTAAGATAACCTATATGTAAAGAATTTTTTTGCATTGCGCTTTCCCAGAAAAAGATATGAATAATACATTAAAAAATGCCATCCAAACATAAGTTCGGATGGCACCTCTATCATTTATCTATTTAACTTTAAGAAACTATTAAATTATTTTCGAAAGTAAATCAATATTTATTACTCTGTTACTGCTTTTTTTATTTTACTATATCTTTCTTTTCCTTTTTCAACCAGATTTTCACCTTTTTCTACTAACTCGCTGAATGATTCTTGGGCTTTTTCTTTTGCATCATCAGTCCATTTTTTTATTTGCTTTCTTGTGTCTTTACCGGATTGTGGAGCAAATAACACTCCAAGAACACCGCCGACTACAACCCCCGCCACAAAAAGCATCACTCCGTTCAAAACGTTTTTATTTTCTGACATATAATTTTCCTCCTTTACACCGTATCAAAATCTTCAGTATCATCTCTTTTTTTAGCTCTAAATCCCTGTATTATCCCTGTTATAAATGATAAAAAACCAGTAAGAGGATTCCTAGTAAACTCAGAAACACGCAAAACAGATTCTTTTGCTTGTTGCACAATATTTTCCACTTCATTAACTATGGTTTCTATTTTGTCCATATTTTTATTAACTTTCGAAGCAATCTCCCCTATGATCCTTAATAACTTTCCTAAATAAAAAAAGAATACTGCCAGAAATACTGTCAAAATCACCAGGCAAACAGCAATAACAGATAAAAGAAACATTTGCATCTCCATCTACACCTCCTTGAAAAACCAACATAATTAATGTAATTTATCTTATCATAACTGTTTCGATTTATCAAACAAATATTACCCCCCGAAGTAACCGGTCAGGCATGGGTTGTGCTCCGCAGCCGTAAGCTTTAAAGCCTTACCCCTGCTGCTGACCCTGTACCACTCAATTTCAAGGTTGTCGATACCTATCCCGGTTTTATCCTCAAAAAGAAACATGTATTATGCTATTAAACTTTCCAAAGGCCGTGAAGACTGCAGTATTCTCTTGCAGAAGCCACAGAACCTTTAACGCAAAAAATTGCTTCCGGTGCTTCCCCGGGTTTCAGTATCTTTGTACAAACATTACCGTCAACGGTTAACTCTATCATTGTTATAAAATGTTTTTCTTCCATCGGATGGGGAACTGAGCCCACCTTAACTTTATAGCCATCCGCCGTTTTTTCTATCACCGGCAGATGTTTCTCTTTCGACGCATCCACCGTGTTTTCTATCTGCAATATCATCGGCTTACCGCAGCAAACAAGTTCGCCGCCACCCGCAAATATTACTTCTACAACATTGCCGCAAACCGAGCATTTATATATCTCTAATCTGTTTTTTACGTTCATTTTTCCTCCATATAAGAATTCCATACGCCATTTTTAACATTAACAATATTGCGCCATAAGAAACAGCACATTTAAGACTATCTTAGAAGATCTTCAAACATCTCTTCGTGCTTAACTTCTTCGGCAAGAATATGTGTTACAAGCTGATATGTAACATGATCTTTACCGAAAGTTTTTGCCGCAATTTTATTATAAACATCTATGGCGCCTGCTTCCGCTTCTGTTACTGTTTTTATAATCCCGTCATAATCCGCTGTTCCTTTGGGCGGTTTAGGATATAGCGCGTTCGCATTCTTTTCAAGCTCCATCGGATTAGAAGTAGGCAGTCCGCCTAATTCTATTATCCTGGTAGCAACTTCCGACGCATGCTCTTCTTCGTCCTTAGATATTTTCTCCAAAAATTCGCTCATATCTTCATATCCCGGGCCCGTAACAACTTTTGACATATACCACCATGAATAGTAAGCAAGCCATTCATCGCAATATGCCCTGTTTAAATCCTTTATCAAATCCTTAACATCTACTCCTGCTATTTTCGTTCCTTCTTTACCCATATTTCCCCCTGTTGTGCATTAAAGTCCAACAATCAAGTCGTTTGATCGTTGTGAACATTTTATCAAGATCATATTCCGATATTAGATTTTACATATATTATTTATACTTCAGAAGTGGTTAATTCGTGTTTATTCTGACTTTTTTCTCATTTCTTTCCGATGAAAATAAGTCAATATTTTGCAAATATCTTTAGCCGTACATTATTGTATATTTAAAAGGACTCTTTGGGTTTAGTACCCGGGGTTTCTTCGGTCTAACGTCATAAAATATTAGAAAGTATCCGGGAGGAACCATAAAAAAGTCAGCAATAGTACTGGCAGTATAGATGAAAACCGGCAGTTATATTGTGTTTTCATAATTATCAAACATTTCTGAAAATCGGATTTCTTTTCTTTTTTTTATCGAACTGACAATAACACCGGTAATGCCTTTCCAAATATAGGACCTGAAGTAAACCGGTTTCAAATTGCCTTTTTTATCCCTGTATCTTAAATTATATGTGTCAATTTTCTTTAAAGCTAAATCAAAGCATTCCTGAATAATATCTTCACCATAATACTTCAATACAGAAGGATAAAGCATTTTTTTAATTCTAAACAATAAAAACCCCATTTGATAATACAGAAGATCCTCTCTTGCTGATTTTTTTCCTTTTTTTGCAAGTGATATCAGGCGTCTTTCAAACTTAAGTGTAGGTTTTTTATACTTCTGAGCTATCTCGTTATATGATTCAAACAATAATTATTTCCCGGAACACATAGTTTTTGCTTTATCTTTTCAATAACATAAGTATTAGACCAATCATGCGCTCTTTGTCAGCAGATTTGCTCTCTGCGACAAAAAGTGTCAAGACTGAGTGAATCGACTTATCAGATTTTGCAACGTGCATTTTCTGCACACTGCTTTTTTGACTAATTTCTTTGCTCTTGAAAATATCTAATCTACAACCAAATTAAGCAAATTGCTTTTATCAACTCTTTTTTGTTTAATTATGGTATCCTGTCTTTCTACTTATCTATTGCCGTTAAATTTCCGACAAATTGCCGATATTGTGCCGATAAACCGTATGACCTTGCTCGTTTAGATAGATCTGTCATTACAAGCCATCCGTCTTTAACCCATTTTTGCATAAGCACTCTGACTAAATCATATTTATTTTAATAAATCATCTAACTCACAGGAGAGCAGAGCAGATTTATTAAGCAGAATCTGTTCTTTCTGATTTAAATTGTTGGCGGTCATTCGGATAAATTTGGTGGCTATACTATTGCCAAGCATTATTCTATTTGTTTTTTTTAAATATGCCTCTGTTTTCTCATAGAACAAGGCAACATACTGCTTTAATTTATTACTCAACTGATTCTTCATCTCTCCTTCGACCAGTTGGATTATTTTTTCGTTTGTTTTCGTCGTTAAATCACCCTCGCGATCCTCAATCCAATAATCGCTGATAGTATAGATAATCCGCACGGCTCTGTTCTCTTCCGTTTTATACCGATATACAAAAGAATAATTGTCGGTATAAAAATCCTGATGCACCGTTATATCTTCAAGCTCTGTTACTGTATTGATACTATATTCGCCCAAAAGTAGCAGATAGCTCTCTCTCCAATTTGCGAGCCAATTCTGAATATAGGTTTTTTCTACAAATAAAGGTTCAAGGTCCTGTTTGAGATTTTCATCACTCACTTTGTTCATTTGAAGAGTTAGTTTGTCAAAAAGTACGCGCGGATCTTTTATATCAATGCTTTTGGCTATGAGATAATCGAAATCCGGCACTGCCTTTTTGCCCATATACCAGAGGAGATCATAGATATCACGCCCTTTTTCTTCAAAAATCTCTTTCCCTTCGCGACGGGAACCACGCAGAAAAATAGCGGCAAGTTTACTCGCCATAAGCGCAGACATGTTATAGGTAATAATGACAAAAGAAAGTTGATCGCGATTTATCGGCCGGCGCTCAGTAACGGTTTTAGGAGGCATAAAATGGTTGAGGTCAATTTTCACATGCACCTGTTTTGACGTGTGCCCGGCGCTTAACTCCTCTCCGACATGAAATTTCAGAAGAAGCCCTCTGCCATTGGCTATTTTTACGGTAAGAAAATCGGCCCCGGCTCTATATGTATTAATGAAGTAGTATTCAATTTCTTTCTTTAACTCCTCTAAAAACTTCTCCGTTATCGCGAAAGAAACTTCGAAATCCAGATCTACAGACATACGATCAAGTCCGTGTATTATGCGAAGAGCGGAGCCACCATACATAATCCACTTTTTGTATTCCGGATGGTGGTAAATGAAATTTAGAATATAAAACTGCAGCTCTTCCTTGAAGGCATTGCGACGTGTTTCAGCGTCAACACCGCCAAGATCATCAAGTTTTCTTTTTAGCATTGTCGAAATCTGTTCACTCATATTTTTCTATCATTTTATAAAATATTTTCTGTTCATCCTTATCCATTTCATCAATATCTATCCGCAGTTCTTCTATCAATGTTTTAATTTTCTCTGTCTTAATGCCGCGAAACTGACGAGTTCTAAAATACAACAAATCAAATAACGCTTTTGATGGTGAAGCTATAAAAAAATCAAATTTTCCTTTTATCAAAGAAAAACCCGAAAAAAGGTCTTTTTTAATCGACTGATAGGCAAAGTTACCTGCTTTTGTCCGGTAATCTCTTGTGACCTTTGGTGTAACTGAAGTAACGGAGTAAATTGCTTCAGTAGCGAGATTATAATACTGCAAGGCAGTCCACGAACTAACATAAGACGGTGTGCGGATGATATTCGCAAGATAAAACGAATATGAAATCTCTGATTTGTTTTTTTCAAAATAATCCATAGTCACATATAGCCCCTTTTTGAGCTGTAACAGTTCTTTGTGTTTTATAAATCTGCTGATATAAGTGTCAATCGTTGTATTTTCAAGCCCCAACTGCATGCCAAGCTGATATACAGTATTTTTATCGAAATGGGGCAACATTTTTAGCTGTTCTAAAAGGTTTATCTTGCTTTTCATAATTATGACAATAGTGTATCAAAT is from Candidatus Firestonebacteria bacterium RIFOXYD2_FULL_39_29 and encodes:
- a CDS encoding desulfoferrodoxin; this translates as MNVKNRLEIYKCSVCGNVVEVIFAGGGELVCCGKPMILQIENTVDASKEKHLPVIEKTADGYKVKVGSVPHPMEEKHFITMIELTVDGNVCTKILKPGEAPEAIFCVKGSVASAREYCSLHGLWKV